From one Ictalurus punctatus breed USDA103 chromosome 20, Coco_2.0, whole genome shotgun sequence genomic stretch:
- the ubxn7 gene encoding UBX domain-containing protein 7 has protein sequence MRSAAVVDSGGKMAALGDASGPALNGLIQQFTAITGATESVGRHMLEACNNNLEMAVTMFLDGGGVPEEPSTSSSSGSAAASGSRCHSEDEVRAPIPQKQEILVEPEPLFGVPKRRRPARSIFDGFRDFQTETIRQEQELRNGGAMDKKLSTLADLFRPPIELMHKGSFETAKNCGQLENKWLMINIQNVQDFSCQCLNRDVWSNEAVKAIIREHFIFWQVYHDSEEGQRYIQFYKLNKFPYISILDPRTGQKMVEWNQLDVSSFLEQVTGFLREHGQLDGLSSQPPAKRARSESLIDASEDSQLEAAIRASLQETHYDSKQEKAESENDSDAEAFSDSEGMISVDGSDDEDGGKDSIDGNTSSEQAPPTSSDSPTQNRKSPHKESNHRKEESKKNHVEPPPPRPSHKHAESQQRRQQQQRHHDQSHKITTTQSTQSEDNGPKAHLMLRYPDGRREQVVLSANDKLMALVRHVQSNGYPNERFELVTNFPRRKLAHLDYDITLQEAGLCPQETVFVQERN, from the exons atgcgcagtgccGCTGTTGTTGACAGTGGCGGCAAGATGGCGGCTCTCGGAGATGCTTCAGGCCCGGCGCTGAACGGGTTAATTCAGCAGTTCACTGCCATTACTG GAGCCACGGAGAGCGTCGGGAGACACATGCTGGAGGCGTGTAACAACAACCTGGAGATGGCCGTCACCATGTTCCTGGACGGCGGAGGAGTGCCGGAGGAGCCGAGCACCAGTTCCAGTTCCGGTTCGGCCGCGGCGTCTGGAAGCAGATGCCATTCAGA AGACGAAGTCCGAGCGCCGATCCCTCAGAAACAGGAGATCCTGGTGGAGCCGGAGCCTCTGTTTGGAG TGCCGAAGAGACGGAGACCGGCTCGGTCCATCTTCGACGGATTTCGAGATTTCCAGACGGAAACCA TCAGACAGGAGCAGGAGCTGAGGAACGGAGGAGCGATGGATAAAAAACTGAGCACTCTGGCTGATCTGTTCCGACCCCCGATCGAGCTCATGCACAAAGGCAGCTTCGAGAcg GCGAAGAACTGCGGTCAGTTGGAGAACAAGTGGTTGATGATAAACATCCAGAACGTTCAGGATTTCTCCTGTCAGTGTTTAAACCGAGACGTGTGGAGTAACGAGGCGGTGAAAGCCATCATCAGAGAACACTTCATCTTCTGGCAG gtGTACCATGACAGCGAGGAAGGTCAGCGCTACATTCAGTTCTACAAACTAAACAAATTCCCTTACATCTCCATCCTGGACCCTCGAACAG GTCAGAAGATGGTGGAGTGGAATCAGCTGGACGTTTCCTCGTTTCTGGAGCAAGTGACGGGGTTTTTAAGGGAACACGGCCAGTTAGACGGACTTTCCAGTCAACCTCCAGCCAAACGTGCTCGCTCT GAGAGTTTGATTGACGCGAGTGAGGACAGTCAGTTGGAGGCAGCTATCAGAGCGTCTCTACAGGAAACGCACTACGACTCGAAGCAGGAGAAAGCAGAGTCGGAAAACGACTCGGACGCCGAGGCATTCTCCGATAGCGAGGGCATGATCTCTGTGGACGGATCAGACGACGAGGATGGAGGGAAAGACTCAATAGACGGAAACACATCGTCAGAACAGGCCCCACCCACTTCCTCAGATAGTCCCACCCAGAACAGGAAGTCTCCGCACAAAGAGTCAAACCACAGAAAAGAAGAGAGCAAGAAAAACCACGTGGAGCCGCCGCCTCCTCGGCCGAGCCACAAACACGCAGAGTCACAAcaacgacgacaacaacaacaacgtcaTCACGACCAAAGTCACAAAATCACAACAACCCAAAGCACACAGTCTGAAGATAACG gtCCGAAGGCTCATCTAATGCTGAGATACCCAGATGGTCGGAGGGAACAGGTAGTGTTGTCCGCTAACGATAAGCTCATG GCTCTGGTGAGACACGTTCAGTCCAACGGATATCCGAACGAACGCTTCGAACTCGTCACTAACTTCCCAAGGCGGAAGCTGGCTCATTTGGACTATGACATCACGCTACAGGAGGCGGGGCTTTGCcctcaggagactgtatttgtGCAGGAGAGGAACTAA